The Lepisosteus oculatus isolate fLepOcu1 chromosome 4, fLepOcu1.hap2, whole genome shotgun sequence genome window below encodes:
- the selenou1a gene encoding selenoprotein U 1a isoform X2: MLWFLEGELLSMGMWSVGLGALGAAVAGILLANTDLLLTKPAQASLDYLEDTDLKTLGEDEVTFKAKTLWDRTGAVIMAVRRPGUFLCREEAAELSSLKPQLEELGVPLYAVVKENLGSEIRDFRPHFKGEIFLDEKRRFYGPQQRRMGLTGLIRLGVLHSFLRAWKKGFVGNVAGEGFVLGGVFVIGAGKQGILLEHREKEFGDKVNITSVLEAAKNVQAQK, from the exons ATGCTCTGGTTCCTGGAGGGGGAGCTCCTGTCAATGGGAATGTGGTCTGTGGGACTGGGGGCACTGGGTGCTGCCGTTGCTGGGATCCTACTGGCGAACACTGACCTGCTGCTAACCAAGCCAGCCCAGGCCAGCCTGGATTACCTGGAAGACACCGACCTCAAAACACTGGGGGAAG ATGAGGTGACCTTTAAAGCTAAAACGCTGTGGGACAGGACAGGAGCTGTGATCATGGCTGTCCGCCGGCCTGGATGATTTTTGTGCAGAGAG GAGGCTGCAGAGCTGTCCTCTCTGAAGCCCCAGCTGGAGGAGCTCGGGGTCCCCCTGTACGCTGTCGTCAAGGAGAACCTCGGCAGCGAGATCAGGGACTTCAGGCCTCACTTCAAGGGGGAGATCTTCCTGGATGAGAAG CGGCGGTTCTATGGCCCGCAGCAGCGCCGGATGGGCCTGACCGGGCTCATTCGGCTGGGCGTGTTGCACAGCTTCCTCAGAGCCTGGAAGAAGGGCTTCGTAGGAAACGTGGCCGGAGAAGGCTTTGTTCTTGGAGGAGTCTTCGTCATTGGAGCTGGGAAGCAG GGCATCCTGCTGGAGCACCGTGAGAAGGAGTTTGGGGATAAAGTTAACATCACGTCTGTGCTTGAGGCTGCCAAGAATGTCCAAGCCCAGAAATAG
- the selenou1a gene encoding selenoprotein U 1a isoform X1 produces MMLWFLEGELLSMGMWSVGLGALGAAVAGILLANTDLLLTKPAQASLDYLEDTDLKTLGEDEVTFKAKTLWDRTGAVIMAVRRPGUFLCREEAAELSSLKPQLEELGVPLYAVVKENLGSEIRDFRPHFKGEIFLDEKRRFYGPQQRRMGLTGLIRLGVLHSFLRAWKKGFVGNVAGEGFVLGGVFVIGAGKQGILLEHREKEFGDKVNITSVLEAAKNVQAQK; encoded by the exons TGATGCTCTGGTTCCTGGAGGGGGAGCTCCTGTCAATGGGAATGTGGTCTGTGGGACTGGGGGCACTGGGTGCTGCCGTTGCTGGGATCCTACTGGCGAACACTGACCTGCTGCTAACCAAGCCAGCCCAGGCCAGCCTGGATTACCTGGAAGACACCGACCTCAAAACACTGGGGGAAG ATGAGGTGACCTTTAAAGCTAAAACGCTGTGGGACAGGACAGGAGCTGTGATCATGGCTGTCCGCCGGCCTGGATGATTTTTGTGCAGAGAG GAGGCTGCAGAGCTGTCCTCTCTGAAGCCCCAGCTGGAGGAGCTCGGGGTCCCCCTGTACGCTGTCGTCAAGGAGAACCTCGGCAGCGAGATCAGGGACTTCAGGCCTCACTTCAAGGGGGAGATCTTCCTGGATGAGAAG CGGCGGTTCTATGGCCCGCAGCAGCGCCGGATGGGCCTGACCGGGCTCATTCGGCTGGGCGTGTTGCACAGCTTCCTCAGAGCCTGGAAGAAGGGCTTCGTAGGAAACGTGGCCGGAGAAGGCTTTGTTCTTGGAGGAGTCTTCGTCATTGGAGCTGGGAAGCAG GGCATCCTGCTGGAGCACCGTGAGAAGGAGTTTGGGGATAAAGTTAACATCACGTCTGTGCTTGAGGCTGCCAAGAATGTCCAAGCCCAGAAATAG